One segment of Drosophila ananassae strain 14024-0371.13 chromosome 3R, ASM1763931v2, whole genome shotgun sequence DNA contains the following:
- the LOC116654464 gene encoding unextended protein, which produces MPLMKGTGGNRQCCSSDSPTQLGSLQSLNMDSKIRQSFVPDYSVRAISDVIYIAIKRVLYLTAKKATLLEKSRKSGTFSSETFDDEVERLLHSITEDEKPRFVTGSQSIRRQSKSNRSITPSPTNLSHEEKSAPHRKTFNSEQTDNASISSLVVSDLTADQNGEHDERDTTAALTPLLHKLEDGTENKL; this is translated from the exons ATGCCCTTAATGAAGGGTACTGGAGGAAATCGGCAGTGTTGTAGTTCAG attCTCCAACTCAATTGGGATCTTTGCAGTCACTAAACATGGATTCAAAAATCCGACAATCCTTCGTACCTGATTACTCAGTTCGTGCTATATCAGATGTTATATACATTGCTATTAAACGGGTTTTGTATCTTACGGCCAAAAAGGCAACTTTATTAGAGAAGAGTCGTAAGTCTGGGACATTTTCAAGTGAAACATTCGACGATGAAGTTGAACGACTATTGCATTCAATAACGGAAGATGAAAAACCCCGATTTGTAACAGGGTCTCAAAGCATAAGGCGACAATCAAAGTCAAACAGAAGCATTACCCCCTCTCCGACAAATTTATCCCATGAAGAGAAAAGTGCGCCCCACCGAAAAACATTTAACTCTGAGCAAACCGATAATGCTTCAATAAGCAGCTTAGTTGTTTCAGATCTGACAGCTGATCAAAATGGAGAACATGACGAAAGAGACACCACTGCTGCGTTGACACCACTACTGCATAAATTAGAAGATGGCAcagaaaataaactttaa